In Notamacropus eugenii isolate mMacEug1 chromosome 1, mMacEug1.pri_v2, whole genome shotgun sequence, one genomic interval encodes:
- the CLMN gene encoding calmin isoform X2 codes for MAGHEWDWFQREELIGQISDIRVQNLQVERENVQKRTFTRWINLHLEKCKPPLEVKDLFVDIQDGKILMALLEVLSGQSLLHEYKSSSHRIFRLNNIAKALKFLEDSNVKLVSIDAAEIADGNSSLVLGLIWNIILFFQIKELTGNLNRNSSSSSLSSGTPGPDSDSSLPMTPKGENSVALSVKDQRKAIRTLLNWVQRRTRKYGVAVQDFAGSWRSGVAFLAIIKAIDPNLVDIKQALEDSARENLEKAFSIAHDKLHIPRLLEPEDIMVDSPDEQSIVTYVAQFLEHFPDLEGEDFTDPDKEIPIESTFVRIKETPTEQESKIFLVPEKGERTYTVNCETSQPPPPKVFVCDPSEVEKKLVTNECLSESSSHKGPGSPKNQPSHITEQAFPGGLTKPSDISESLSEQSILLPKKAGHRPDTLPIKKTVHFESDISKDASCSKDIPVKGNLGKINEPLKQDNSVSSSSVSNKMKAKEGCMKTLGSALNKILDDYPLTHKKNSGFSASEVLPGTTEAKNVEANKGHDINPHSLEVRGQKLIQETIDEIAKFEERTMESLKQGTEMKGLTGLGQTLHDKNSSPGEKNASHSIVSEANMEQLAKKASKCRRKMKDSTADRSDTDLYSSDVPVIDPSDHSFPASPDKDLNSYIWHLQEKNLAAETDLCEKAKQKSVHYDHEENSPPEDQLETQDDVDDDISTPLSSSISLETLGSQSEDSLDFKLSPPSSKISVIPHDLFYYPHYDVPLSAVLEAYVEPSHGSQNEEMVPEKSTKDSQELDTKREDYQKYCKSSPSYSVTEVNAEVRQMARSGHPAETQPSSETIEAKVRVEHKEKDSPNSGSVDNSQACSVRCTIKEWMD; via the exons ctGCATGAATATAAATCCTCATCCCATCGTATTTTTCGGTTGAACAACATAGCAAAAGCACTTAAGTTTTTGGAGGATAGCAAT GTAAAATTGGTTAGCATTGATGCAGCTGAAATAGCAGATGGAAACTCTTCTTTGGTTCTTGGATTGATATGgaatataatcctcttttttcag ATTAAGGAGCTCACAGGCAATCTCAATAGGAACTCCTCATCTTCCAGCTTGTCCTCTGGCACTCCAGGCCCTGACTCAGATTCATCCCTGCCAATGACTCccaaaggagaaaacagtgtGGCTCTGTCAGTGAAGGATCAGAGGAAGGCCATTAGGACCCTTTTAAACTGGGtccaaagaagaacaagaaa ATATGGGGTGGCAGTACAGGACTTTGCAGGCAGCTGGAGAAGTGGTGTTGCTTTTCTTGCCATAATAAAGGCCATTGATCCCAACTTGGTGGACATAAAACAAGCCTTGGAGGATTCTGCCCGAGAGAACCTAGAGAAGGCCTTCAGCATAGCACATGATAAACTTCACATACCCAGACTCCTAGAGCCAGAAG ATATAATGGTTGACTCACCAGATGAACAGTCGATCGTGACATATGTGGCACAGTTCCTTGAGCATTTTCCAGATTTAGAAGga GAAGATTTCACGGATCCTGATAAAGAGATTCCTATTGAATCTACCTTCGTCCGTATTAAAGAAACCCCTACTGAACAAGAGAGCAAGATTTTCCTTGTCCCTGAAAAAGGGGAACGTACATATACAGTTAACTGTGAAACCAGTCAACCACCTCCTCCAAAAGTCTTTGTCTGTGATCCCTCAGAAGTGGAAAAGAAATTGGTCACAAATGAATGTCTCAGTGAATCTTCTAGTCACAAGGGTCCTGGTAGCCCAAAGAACCAGCCATCCCACATTACTGAGCAGGCATTTCCAGGAGGCTTAACTAAGCCAAGTGACATTAGTGAATCATTATCAGAGCAATCTATTTTATTACCTAAAAAGGCTGGCCATAGGCCTGACACTCTGCCAATTAAGAAAACTGTCCATTTTGAATCAGACATATCTAAAGATGCTTCATGCAGTAAGGACATTCCTGTCAAaggaaatttggggaaaataaatgagCCATTGAAACAGGATAATTCTGTCTCATCATCTAGTGTAAGTAATAAAATGAAGGCCAAAGAAGGATGTATGAAAACACTGGGCTCAGCTCTCAACAAAATCCTGGATGACTATCCTTTGACACATAAAAAAAATAGTGGTTTTTCAGCTTCTGAAGTCTTACCAGGAACTACTGAAGCGAAGAATGTTGAAGCCAACAAAGGACATGATATCAACCCTCATTCACTGGAAGTCAGAGGTCAGAAATTGATCCAAGAGACTATTGATGAAATTGCAAAGTTTGAAGAGAGGACAATGGAGTCTCTTAAACAAGGCACTGAAATGAAAGGTTTGACTGGCCTTGGCCAGACTCTCCATGACAAAAATTCTTCCCCTGGTGAGAAGAATGCCTCCCATAGTATAGTTTCAGAGGCAAATATGGAGCAGTTAGCTAAGAAAGCATCTAAATGTCGTCGTAAAATGAAAGATTCAACTGCAGACAGATCTGACACTGACTTGTATAGCTCTGATGTGCCTGTGATTGATCCCAGTGATCATTCATTCCCAGCTTCCCCTGACAAGGATCTCAATAGTTACATTTGGCACCTACAAGAGAAGAATTTAGCAGCTGAGACAGATCTCTGTGAAAAGGCAAAACAGAAGTCTGTTCACTATGACCATGAGGAAAACAGTCCCCCTGAAGATCAGCTTGAAACTCAGGATGATGTGGATGATGATATCTCTACTCCACTTAGTAGTAGTATCAGTCTTGAAACTCTTGGTAGTCAAAGTGAAGACAGCCTTGACTTTAAGCTGTCCCCACCTTCTTCAAAAATCTCAGTCATCCCCCATGACCTTTTCTATTACCCTCATTACGATGTTCCCCTATCTGCTGTTCTAGAAGCCTATGTGGAACCCTCTCATGGCTCTCAGAATGAAGAAATGGTTCCAGAGAAATCCACGAAGGATTCCCAAGAACTTGACACCAAGAGGGAAGACTATCAAAAATATTGCAAGAGCAGCCCTAGCTATTCAGTGACTGAGGTGAATGCTGAGGTTCGACAGATGGCTCGTTCTGGGCACCCAGCGGAAACACAGCCATCTTCAGAAACTATTGAGGCAAAAGTCCGTGTGGAACATAAAGAAAAGGACTCCCCAAATAGTGGCTCTGTGGACAACTCTCAG GCCTGCAGTGTAAGATGCACCATAAAAGAGTGGATGGATTAG